In Legionella beliardensis, the following are encoded in one genomic region:
- a CDS encoding Glu/Leu/Phe/Val family dehydrogenase translates to MNYTLYTDALSRLDKAATFTHISPEVIEKLKHAKACLEVSIPVRMDDGRLKIFTGYRVHHNDIRGPTKGGIRFHPKVNLNEIKTLAFWMTIKCAVMGLPFGGAKGGVIVNPKQLSRLELERLSRSYITSIADFIGPDLDIPAPDVYTNAMIMGWMMDEYSKIVRQATPAVITGKPLPLGGSRGRDEATGLGAYYCIKELEKIQQWQPQDMRVAIQGFGNAGQSVAKFLHQDGYKIVAVSDSKGAIYRAQGFDIPSIIHAKNTFKQIRAVYCEDSICQMVAATHLTNNELLELDVDILIPAALENQITKENATKIKAPIIVEVANGPTTVEADLILKEKNSLVVPDILANAGGVTVSYFEWVQNKTGYYWTTEEVYHRLQATMSKEFMSVYDLQKTHQVDMRTAAYIHALNRHAEAVMAQGTHDYFAES, encoded by the coding sequence ATGAATTATACCCTATACACTGACGCCCTATCACGACTTGACAAAGCCGCTACGTTTACCCACATTAGCCCCGAGGTCATTGAAAAACTTAAGCATGCTAAAGCATGCCTTGAAGTGTCTATACCTGTACGCATGGACGATGGACGGCTAAAAATATTTACCGGCTACCGTGTGCATCATAATGATATACGTGGCCCAACTAAAGGCGGTATTCGTTTTCATCCTAAAGTTAACTTAAATGAAATAAAAACCTTGGCGTTTTGGATGACCATCAAATGCGCCGTCATGGGCCTGCCATTTGGTGGGGCTAAAGGTGGTGTTATCGTTAATCCTAAACAATTATCACGCTTAGAATTAGAGCGATTAAGTCGCAGCTATATTACCTCGATAGCCGATTTTATCGGCCCTGATTTGGATATTCCCGCGCCCGATGTTTACACAAATGCTATGATTATGGGCTGGATGATGGATGAGTATTCTAAGATTGTCAGGCAAGCCACACCTGCAGTTATTACCGGAAAACCACTGCCTCTTGGTGGTAGCCGGGGTCGTGACGAGGCCACAGGTTTAGGCGCTTATTATTGCATTAAAGAATTAGAAAAAATTCAACAATGGCAGCCGCAAGACATGCGGGTAGCTATCCAAGGTTTTGGGAATGCTGGACAATCTGTGGCAAAATTTTTACATCAAGATGGCTATAAAATTGTGGCAGTCAGTGATTCTAAAGGTGCAATATACCGAGCACAAGGCTTTGATATTCCTAGTATCATTCACGCTAAAAATACCTTTAAACAAATTCGAGCAGTATACTGTGAAGATTCGATTTGCCAGATGGTTGCAGCAACTCACCTCACTAATAACGAGTTACTTGAGTTAGATGTCGATATTTTAATCCCAGCGGCACTTGAAAATCAGATTACCAAAGAAAACGCGACCAAAATAAAAGCACCTATTATTGTTGAAGTAGCTAATGGCCCTACTACTGTCGAGGCAGATTTAATTTTAAAGGAAAAAAACAGTTTAGTTGTGCCTGATATTTTAGCCAATGCCGGTGGCGTAACAGTGAGTTATTTTGAATGGGTGCAAAATAAAACAGGTTATTATTGGACAACCGAGGAAGTTTATCATCGTTTGCAGGCCACCATGTCAAAAGAATTTATGAGTGTTTATGATTTACAAAAAACCCATCAAGTAGACATGCGCACAGCTGCTTACATCCATGCCTTAAATAGACATGCAGAAGCCGTTATGGCCCAGGGTACTCATGATTAT
- a CDS encoding Lrp/AsnC family transcriptional regulator, producing the protein MKKELANLEKYKKESGDEFLDKTDRKILNILQNNNQITNLALADLVGISPPPCFRRVKRLREEGIIASDVSLVDPFKVGRPLIVFVNITLEKQREDLLNHFERKMIMEPEIMQCYFVSGETDYLLVIHVKDMNHYNEFARRVFANEPNIKQFRSSFCLNRTKYNTQVVLSEE; encoded by the coding sequence ATGAAAAAAGAACTTGCTAATTTAGAAAAATATAAAAAAGAAAGTGGTGATGAGTTTTTAGATAAAACGGATAGAAAAATTCTTAATATTCTGCAAAACAATAATCAAATAACTAATCTTGCTTTAGCGGATTTAGTTGGTATCTCACCACCGCCTTGCTTTCGTCGTGTAAAGCGTTTGCGTGAAGAAGGCATTATTGCGAGTGATGTCTCTTTAGTCGATCCTTTTAAAGTTGGAAGGCCATTAATCGTTTTTGTGAATATTACCTTAGAAAAACAACGCGAAGATTTACTCAATCATTTTGAACGCAAAATGATTATGGAGCCGGAAATTATGCAATGCTATTTTGTCTCTGGTGAGACCGATTATTTATTAGTCATTCATGTTAAAGACATGAATCATTACAATGAATTTGCTAGACGAGTTTTTGCTAATGAGCCTAACATCAAACAATTTAGAAGTAGCTTTTGTTTAAATCGCACTAAATATAATACGCAAGTGGTATTATCAGAAGAGTAA
- a CDS encoding GNAT family N-acetyltransferase — translation MINIRLAQFNDLNSLNHLIQLSARELSRKDYSVEEINSAIEYVFGVDTELVLDQTYYVLEKDNQLVGCGGWSKRKTLFGGNQFKAREDAAYLNPLQEAAKIRAFFIHPQFARQGLGSILLQHCEYEATQQSFMSFEMMATLPGVKLYRAAGYQWVKDIFITLPNGIEVRFVKMSKSLKG, via the coding sequence ATGATTAACATAAGATTAGCCCAGTTTAATGATTTAAATTCGTTAAATCACTTAATTCAATTATCAGCTCGTGAGTTAAGTCGTAAAGATTATTCAGTAGAAGAAATTAACAGTGCCATTGAATATGTTTTCGGTGTTGATACCGAATTAGTGCTTGATCAAACGTATTACGTGCTTGAAAAAGATAATCAACTTGTTGGTTGTGGCGGTTGGAGTAAGCGAAAAACATTATTTGGCGGTAATCAATTCAAAGCTCGAGAAGATGCAGCTTATCTTAATCCTTTGCAAGAGGCTGCTAAGATAAGGGCTTTTTTTATTCATCCCCAGTTTGCCAGGCAAGGTTTAGGAAGCATACTTTTACAACATTGTGAATATGAAGCGACGCAACAAAGCTTTATGAGCTTTGAAATGATGGCCACATTGCCCGGTGTTAAATTATATCGTGCTGCAGGTTATCAATGGGTTAAAGATATATTTATCACATTACCCAATGGTATAGAAGTGAGATTTGTAAAAATGAGCAAAAGCTTAAAAGGGTAA
- a CDS encoding short chain dehydrogenase — MRILIVGATGTLGQAVVNELYEYHELITAARSNSDIRVDITNFESINEMYQQVGKIDAVVSTIGSVHFAPLEDFTPEKWALGLTNKLMGQINLVTSGIKYLTDGGSFTLTSGILNRDPIRCGVSASLVNGAVDSFVKAAAIELPRGLRINAVSPTVLEESGDSYGEFFRGFIPVPAAKVAKAFAKSIEGAQTGQVYCVDC; from the coding sequence ATGCGCATATTAATTGTCGGAGCTACAGGAACCTTAGGACAAGCAGTCGTTAATGAGTTATATGAGTATCATGAACTCATTACCGCTGCCAGAAGCAATAGTGACATTCGAGTTGATATTACCAATTTTGAATCAATTAACGAGATGTATCAACAAGTCGGTAAAATTGACGCTGTCGTTTCAACGATAGGGAGCGTTCATTTCGCCCCTCTAGAAGATTTTACGCCTGAAAAATGGGCTTTAGGTTTAACTAACAAACTAATGGGCCAAATCAATTTAGTAACTAGCGGCATCAAGTATCTTACCGATGGCGGCTCATTTACTTTAACAAGTGGCATTTTAAATCGTGATCCAATTAGATGTGGTGTATCAGCGTCATTGGTAAATGGGGCAGTAGATAGTTTTGTCAAAGCAGCAGCGATTGAATTACCTAGAGGACTACGTATTAATGCTGTAAGCCCTACCGTATTAGAAGAATCAGGTGATAGCTATGGCGAATTTTTCCGAGGCTTTATCCCAGTTCCAGCAGCAAAGGTAGCAAAAGCATTTGCAAAAAGCATAGAGGGCGCTCAAACTGGGCAAGTCTATTGCGTTGACTGCTAA
- a CDS encoding di-heme oxidoredictase family protein, whose amino-acid sequence MLKFKYARQVILATLFSLMTFNLYALDINLALNARAWASSEGMPAKNAVDGDASTRWGSAVGVDPSWIAVDLGKSYTLTSVVIDWEAANAEIYEVQGSNDANNWTTLAKRTDGVFGNRTDVICVSGTYRYVRVYGTKRSAGNQWGYSIWELKVYGGTGGSNPPDPGDNDFIPLYSSTTPLEPETVVNTPVALITRFADRVRDRHAREDEFHAYEHYLPFYWEYRTIQVEIVDEVAKGGNRIVVNVKSLWPLSTPDFRAFYRGINTVAEYFHNARLTPTTSDRLNYTTTVNFNAKEGRNIRNGDRMEIEISPFLSNPPRGRTNYYGTAFLYIVGQGIVPWEARGVFGNPNTEREDSYPIPVDAWLGGKTTIHHQYSAEPTSLFKQMATNTSNINGQPFVLGRRVHHTNMQTGAHSEAGNPVFTELANKIGTNYINSSCIGCHQNNGRALPPAVGTTLTNYMVVVADANGNPHPKVGSVLQPRSTVGAPEGNVVIQSWTESGGLRKPNYQFSGFSPAPARFSARITPQLVGMGLLEAIPESAIVELANATNKGNGVAGRINIVPDLETGVPRMGRFGWKAGKASVRQQIASALRNDMGVTTSLAPAPDCGAEQTNCGPAGAVLSDQYLDQLTDYIVLLGVRAQRDSEKPVVKQGKELFKQIGCEACHVSTFTTSPYHPHAELRNQVIHPYTDLLIHDMGPDLADNYGDYKATGSEWRTAPLWNIGLTAGVSNGEAYLHDGRARTLHEAIMWHGGEGSASRTAYNNLTPELRNAVITFLKSL is encoded by the coding sequence ATGTTAAAATTTAAATACGCTCGTCAGGTGATTTTGGCCACCTTATTTTCATTGATGACCTTCAACTTATATGCACTTGATATAAATCTTGCGTTAAATGCTCGTGCCTGGGCTAGTTCAGAAGGCATGCCAGCAAAAAATGCAGTTGATGGTGATGCAAGTACACGGTGGGGCTCAGCTGTGGGTGTTGATCCCTCATGGATTGCAGTTGATTTGGGTAAATCGTATACGCTTACCAGTGTGGTCATTGATTGGGAAGCAGCTAATGCCGAAATTTATGAAGTACAAGGTTCTAATGATGCAAATAATTGGACAACCTTAGCAAAAAGAACAGACGGCGTATTTGGTAATCGCACGGATGTTATTTGTGTGTCAGGTACTTATCGTTATGTACGTGTTTATGGTACTAAGCGCAGCGCAGGAAATCAGTGGGGTTATTCTATTTGGGAATTAAAAGTATATGGTGGCACTGGCGGCTCAAATCCCCCTGATCCAGGTGACAATGATTTTATTCCTTTATATTCAAGTACCACGCCTCTTGAGCCAGAGACTGTAGTTAATACGCCTGTTGCTTTAATCACACGCTTTGCTGATCGTGTTCGCGATCGCCATGCTCGTGAAGATGAATTTCATGCCTACGAACATTATCTACCTTTTTATTGGGAATATCGTACTATCCAAGTAGAAATTGTCGACGAAGTAGCCAAAGGTGGGAATAGAATCGTAGTGAATGTAAAATCATTATGGCCGCTTAGCACACCCGATTTTCGAGCCTTTTATCGAGGTATTAATACCGTTGCTGAATATTTTCATAATGCAAGACTGACACCAACAACCAGCGACAGATTAAATTATACAACAACAGTAAATTTTAACGCCAAAGAAGGTCGAAATATTAGAAATGGCGATCGCATGGAAATAGAAATTAGTCCATTTCTTAGTAATCCACCACGTGGCCGAACTAACTACTATGGGACTGCCTTTTTATACATAGTTGGTCAAGGTATTGTGCCTTGGGAAGCTCGCGGTGTGTTTGGTAATCCGAATACTGAGCGTGAAGATTCCTATCCTATTCCAGTAGATGCTTGGTTAGGTGGTAAAACAACAATTCACCATCAATACTCAGCAGAGCCTACCTCGCTCTTTAAACAGATGGCTACTAATACGTCTAATATTAATGGTCAGCCTTTTGTCCTAGGCCGTCGAGTTCATCATACTAATATGCAGACTGGTGCTCATTCTGAGGCTGGTAATCCAGTTTTCACTGAGCTTGCAAATAAAATCGGTACTAATTACATTAATTCCTCTTGTATAGGTTGTCATCAGAATAACGGTCGTGCCCTGCCACCTGCCGTAGGTACCACGTTGACAAACTATATGGTTGTAGTGGCAGACGCTAATGGCAACCCACATCCCAAGGTAGGTTCTGTTCTACAGCCGCGCTCAACTGTTGGCGCTCCTGAAGGCAATGTGGTTATTCAAAGCTGGACTGAAAGTGGAGGATTACGTAAGCCAAATTACCAATTTTCAGGTTTTTCACCAGCACCAGCACGCTTCTCAGCACGCATCACACCACAATTAGTGGGTATGGGATTACTGGAGGCTATTCCTGAGTCTGCTATCGTTGAATTAGCTAATGCCACAAACAAAGGTAATGGTGTTGCTGGCCGCATTAACATCGTGCCTGACTTAGAAACAGGTGTACCTCGTATGGGGCGTTTTGGTTGGAAAGCAGGTAAAGCGAGTGTTAGGCAGCAAATTGCATCAGCTTTACGTAATGATATGGGTGTCACAACATCATTAGCACCGGCACCAGATTGTGGAGCCGAGCAAACTAACTGCGGTCCTGCAGGTGCGGTTTTAAGTGATCAATATCTTGATCAGTTGACCGATTACATTGTTCTCTTAGGTGTAAGAGCACAACGTGACTCAGAAAAACCGGTAGTTAAGCAAGGTAAAGAGCTCTTTAAGCAAATTGGTTGCGAAGCTTGCCATGTCTCAACATTTACTACATCGCCTTACCATCCTCATGCTGAGTTAAGAAACCAAGTTATTCACCCTTATACGGATTTATTAATACATGATATGGGTCCTGATTTAGCTGATAACTACGGCGACTATAAGGCAACTGGATCAGAATGGCGGACAGCACCTCTATGGAATATTGGCCTGACAGCAGGTGTGAGTAATGGTGAAGCTTATCTACACGATGGTCGCGCCCGTACGTTGCATGAAGCAATTATGTGGCATGGTGGAGAAGGCTCAGCAAGTCGAACAGCATACAATAATCTTACGCCTGAACTACGTAATGCAGTGATAACATTCTTAAAATCTCTCTAG